The region CGATACGACATACATCGAAACTAGGTGTTTTGTGATGGTTAaaaaaagcttcaaccttttacTATTAGAAGAATGTAAAATGTAATTGTGACGGTTTAAATTGCCACAAGTTTTGTGATATTTTGCAAATGTGAAATTTGTGACGATCGAGTTTACCAATTAGTTTGTAAGGATGTGTCAcgttaattaatgaaattaaataaaagtacAAGTTTTCTCACATCTTTAAAATCttattggttgacggtgtaaaaaatttttacactgtcaggatataaaggggttgtctaaatgacccatgataaagtttgggttaaataacccatcatccaatcacattggagataaatgagttgaaataaattaataaataaaatatagaaattccaactcacttatctccaatgtgattggatgatgagttatttaacccaaactttatcatgggtcatttagacagcCCCGgatatagaaattaaactcataataaGATTGTGAGATGTGTTTCATTTCAAGTGCAATGGTGCAATGTGTTATTCTGAGATTTTGTGTTACTGGTGTTCCTTGCACTTAATTTGTGTTACTGGAATTTTCCTCATTAAATTTGGGGTTGAAAGGTGAATGATATCTCAGGTCCACGCATACTTCTAATTTCCATGACCTGGTATTCATTTTCATACTACCCTTTATGTGTAATTGTTTAGAGAAAGGCTTAagaaaaaatcataaaacagAGCACATTTGAACACAAAAGACCTGCTTCCATTTCATTGATAGGTAAACATTCTCCAAATACATTGCATAATTCGAATAGACATACACATCCATTAAACTCCTAACCAAAACACCAAGTCTCTAAACACAAATCAGAGCTTCCAATACATAAGGCCAATCACTATGACCAACACCACAATAACTACACAGCAAACTCCAATACACCAAAGTAAaaacttctccttcttcttcaagcCTTCAACCACAGTAAGTAACCAAGCAATCACCTTCTTCTCGCGTTGATTGAACTCTTGATCATGCCACTGGAAAAACACACATCTCCTTTTCCTGCCCTGAAATTTTCAACAAAAGAATGGGTTGAGATTCAGATCGAGGGAATGTGAGGAGTGGACAACCGAATGAAAACCTCATGTTTACCTGATACAAGCCACATCCATAAAACCTTCTCCCTGGGTTCTCTCTGGTCCACGACGTCCTAAGTGGAGAAACAACCCCACAATCGCAAATCACTCTTCTGCCATGGGGGTCACTCACACTCGTCGCAGACGACGACGAAGCTTGAGGCACTCGCCCATTCATGTCCATTCACGAAGCCTGGAGAAAGTTCTTGGTCTGGGTTCGTGGTCTGGAGAACGTTGGTCTCGAACAACTGATTTCTAGGGTTTAGAATTGGGAAATTTTGGACTGAATCCTTATTTAAATGTCCatggtaatttttttattttattcatcttTTTTTAATCACATGGAAGCTTATCTGGAGTCATAGTGGCAGTACAGGTCATTAATGAGAGCCACGTAGGCCAATTTAAACGGTGAACTAACGGATGGACCCAATTTTCACGTTTCAAACTTACGTGTAccaaaatcgctcgttttaaacacaggggatGAAAATTGCACAAGCACTATACATCAGGGacgaaaactgcaattaagccttgaCTTCAATTTCaatatgagaaaatcatttcaaaaTAGGGGAACAAATCAGAGAACAATTCAAGTTGCGGTGCAACATATGTGAGAAACTGTTGCAGAAGATCATCCGAAGCATGACTTAATGTTATTGTGATTTTCACCAAGACATATAATAGCAGCTGGATTAATTTGTACATTAGCTAGCTGCAGAAGCATGTATAATATACCCTTGTAAACTAGATATAAGATTACTCGTGTGAGCCTAATTATTCCATCTCTGCAGATTGTGAATATGCTCTTATAAGTGTCTAAAAATGTTGATGCTACTAGTTTCATGAATTCAATTTTGTTCTATAGTTCCTGAAAAAAATGTCAGAAAGTGGATTGTAAAGTAAGAAATAATTGGTTAAAGTGGTATAGCTTTTGTCTGACATTGTTTGAGTTGAAATGTTCAAGTGTTGAAGGTCCAATCCAGGTTCTTTTAGAATCAAATCTCCTACCCTCAGAGATTTCTTACAGCattatgtatgtatatatactGCCACAAAGTCCAAGTTGGTTTCAATTTAAACTAAATTAAGTGTTGCTTTTCCAGATTTTTCCTTTACATAGACTAACTCCAAGGACAGATATTTATGTCATTGTCATCcatacaaattaaaataagaaaaatgtcGACAAGATTGACACACTGGATAATAATTTGCAAAGAATATAAAATTTCCTTCTTACTTTGACATTAAGAAATTGGTCTATAATCCtcttataattgattctaaaattaaaactaattattGTGACAAGCTTAGCTTTTGTGTGTTATGATTGATTCTTAGTAAAAAttagctgatccaaacatgctattaattttgaaaaataataataattgtgaACTATTAAAAGTTGCCACATGTATAGTGGAAAAAATATACACGGTTGTGGCGGTTAAAACTCCCACGAATTTCTCATATGTTTTCGGACTCAAGATTATGGAGCTTCCAGATAGTTACAAATActtgtatgttttttttaactttccACTCTGGGTGGGTCTTTGACCGTCAAGGAGTCGCCAAGGTCGGTGTGGCTTACATATGGCGGTCGTTTACAAAAAATGATTGACGAACCACTGTATAATGAAAATCACCTGCAACACCTACGTTTCTGACTGTTTTAAACCCTAAAAAACGTAGTTTATTCAAGCTTCCCACATTTTGGTCGTCTAAAACCATCACTAAAGTGAATTTCCTGACACCTTTAATGGTTTACGTATCACCGTCGGCTATTTGCATTAAATTATTGTACTTGCTTTTAGATTCAACACAAAAATGACCCacctttttctttcccttttttgAAGTATTTCTGCAGAGTCTGGTGACTGGTAATAAACAGGGAAGGAAAGTTAATAGTCTCTTGAGAGGTGCCCTCTTTTCAGCTAACCTCAAAACAAAAACTTAAGAAATCTATCTTACTATATGGGTATACCAACCAGGATTTGAACatgcaaaaaagaaaaagaaataatcGAGCTACTTGATTTGATTTGAACATATATAAAGATGGGCATGGGCCAAGAATGTCAGGAGATGCTTGCATTTGGCATTATTCCTCCTCCCATACCAATACCACAAGTCCTATTGCACAAAATTCCAAGAAACAGAACATGCATTAATGCAAAGCTAAAGGGACATAATAAAACCAACTGGATTCTGTTATTTGGTTTCTTCTTTTTGGATCTAATAAACTCAATTATCAATTTTCTTTATCACCTTTATGGACTGTCTGTTTTGACATATCTCTCTGCATTTCAATCAGTGAAACCATTAGTCCATGAAGAAGTCCCACTTCTCAGATAAAGTTCTTGGTATTTGTGTTATCTTTCCCTCTTCAAAATATCAGATCAAGAGAGTGATGGTCAATGTGATCTATAGAAATTACAGAAATTGGCAAGTAGTTTGCAAacactttttctttcttgtgTGTGTGAAATGGGTATTGAAAGAACATTCCAATTTGTTTTGCTTAGGCTGTACGTATTATATAACTTCAAAACGTGGTTTCCAATCTGTCTTGTATACAATCAGTGGCGCCTGAGACAAGGCCAGGTTTTAAATTTCTAATGGAAACAAGTAAAGATTGTATATGAAATATCAATAAAATTACCCAACCTGTGTGTTGTGTATAAGTATACCATATTAATGGTAGATTGAAACTCGTCAATGAATTTCATAAGCGTTGATGAATTTCATGTGAAGGACaaggtttttttatttaaaaaaaggcttaattgcaactttggtccctgacatttaccAATTCTacaattttagtcccccacctaatttaattacacggatggtccctgactttgctgcccgtctgcaatgttggtcatgtcgtttatttgttaacggaggaggcttacgtggatgtccaattggagagagaaagaaggaccgaagagagagggaagcacatgagttgcacgtgagacctgcaacggtcatcttctaccctcttcctccttaaaaaacAGAGCACTGTGAGGAAGATGTTTCTAAGCTTGAGATTTAGCGAAAAGGGGAGAGATAAAGAACGAACGAGTCCCTAGAGACGAGGAAGAAGGTTGAATCAGTtgctggtctctttctctctccaattcaacttccacatcagctaagtgaccatccacgtaaacctcctctATTAACAAACAAACGGTAGGACCGACGTTGCAGACtgccagcaaagtcagggaccatctgtgtaattaaattaggtgggggactaaaatcgtggaattgATAAACGTcaaggaccaaagttgcaattaagcctaaaaaaagcCAAGGGGTGCTTCAACCCCAATATAACAGTGAATGACAAGTTTGAAGTCGAGTTCGTTCAAATGCAAACTACAACACATGAAAATTATATTAGTTCATAGTTTGAAAAATGCTATCAACACTCTCTTTAACACTCAATTATTTATTGGTTGAAATTTATATGGTATCCTTTAAAAATGTGGATCACACTTCCAATTTAGTACATTATTATATTATAAGAAAGGTTTGATTTAGCGCCAAAATTTAACACCAACCTCCATGCAAATACTAAATTTTACTCATTAGCGTCAACATATCCCAAGTAAAgggttaatttttaattatgttCCACTTAAAGGTACGTAGCATCGACTTGGCTGCCGCTAATTAGCTCCGACTATACCAACACTAATTAGGGTTGGCTGGTCCCCACTTAGTGTTGGTTTTGGCACAGTAAATTCATAAGATAAATTTGCGTCCGACAATCGTTCATCATCGTCCTTTAAATTTTCAGGCTAATGCTAAGGTCATTGACCAAATTAGCGTCGATATGGTAAAAAACTATGTGAACTCAATTTGACTCATCTAATCATCCCACGACTTCGTGTCGGCTTATCCAATGCTAATTTTTGTCATTCTAAACTCGGTTGGATCCTAACCACTCTTACTTCCACTCCCCTTCTCAAACCCTAGCCTTGTCACCCCTTTCATCCTTGCTCACCAAGTTGCCCCGTGCCGCTTGCCCTTGCACCACCACGAAGCCCCAACCCTAGGCCTCCTCTGCCTTAGCCCCATGTCTCCACCATCTCTTCTTCAAATCCCCGCCTCGTGTCGCCGTCGCACGACATCCTCGCCCAACCGCACACCTCTAAGAGACCATATCCTTCCCCATAGCTCTACCACTCTAGCCCTACACTACTGCTTTGCATCTTTGCCCACCCTCGCCTCCAACATGTCATAAAGGCCTATGAAGATTCATCTAGTTAAGGTTTTAACTTTAAGTCATCCATATTGCTAACATGACTTTTTTTTGTACTAGTATAGCTTGTAAAATGTGAAATTGGTGATATAAAATGTGAATTTGATGATATAAATTCTGaactttaaaataattaaataattgtaCGTACCACATGAATGGTAAAATTGATGAGTTGTAGAACTTACCGTAATAGTCTAGATGTATGGAAATAGGAAAAATACTCATCAAAATGGTCACAAATGTATTTGCAAAGAACAAAAAGCCTTGTCAACCAGTTTACCCATATAGCGTGCTCCACTTGACTTTCATTGACGATGGATGGACTTTGGGTTTCCTAATTTTCTATGGAGGGGCAAAATATTCACTTGATTCTTACCTTTTTTAACTGCTCAATACTCCATCGAATAGTGGGCTTGCAAAGAGACTAGAAATCAAGTGGACGGTCTTTTTTTGAAAGGCGACAAATATATTATTAGTAGGAAGCACAATGGATGAGATCAAGTGGAAGGTGCTAACGGTTGTTGTCGTATACGGTTGTGTGCGTATTTCCACGAATCAAAAGAACATATAAGAATGCTTTAAGAGTTATATTACcgttttattattatatgtgaTGGTGTATTAATTCCAAGTATTGATGATTCGAATAAATTTTCCCCCTACATATCTACCATAGTGCAATAAGTATTATTTATGATGCCTTGGATGTCAAATAAAAAGGAAGAAATTGGCTTGGAATTAATATTTGATTACTTTATACACAAGCAAGTAGATCCACTTGTGAATATAGTACcgctctccctttctctctttAATGCATGTATATTCATTGTTTATGCATAGAAAATTTCTACCATCAGCAAATATTTATACCAACATAGAATTGCTAGAGTCTTTGAAAAACTTGCACTAAAACGCGTTTTTGGATGACAAAATATTGTAGTTTAATTTGGAAAGTGGATCCAGTAGAGGTGTTTGCAATTTGCAAGCTAATTAAGTCCAAGAAGCTTTGATTTATAAGCTAGAATGAACGATGCGGCTTTGGATCTCTATATGCTTGTGGGGAAGATGGAGAATCTATTAAATGGGTGGATTTGATATTAGGGATATGTCGTTATCTCAATGGAATAAcatatgtatttaaaaaaaattgtcatcaGTCATCAATTGTATTTTTATGTGATACCATAAGTTTCATTCCTTTCCGGGCCTACCTGAAAACTAAATTAAAGTTACtattaatacatatataaaacttttttttgtgtaaatatatgtattaatatatAAAACTATTACTATTATTTgtggaaatatatattatctttttggcttaatagcacttttggtccccacgtttcaaaaatgtgcaatATTAATCCCCCACGTTTGAAAATAGCATAATGGTACCTCAACGTTTATCTCCGttagcagttttggtccctcagcTAATTTGCCGTTAGAAACTTAACGTTTTTGTgtgaccaaaagtgctattaagccagaaataaaaaaataaaacttcatCCTCCAACAGCAACCGAATCCAGATCTTttaattcatcatcttcatcattcttcCATCAAAACCACAAACTTCAAGCACCATAACCACAAAACCACCAAATATCTCATTTATATCACTTTTCCCTTTCTCTTTCCTTTAAAATCCCTAATCTGAAGAAAGCTTTCAATACACCATAACCACAAATCGTTCTCATTCCCTAACCCTTCTTCTACTAgagccaccaccactaccacaccGCCGTCACCTCCAAACAACAAGCCGTTGCAGCAATCGACCACCACCGCTCCTCACCATCGAGTCATTAGCTCACCACCAACATTTCGAAGCTTCTCAAAACAACGGAGTCACCGCCTCTTCGAACCCAGATCTGAAGAAagctttgatttttcttttcttttcttttcttcacgTTGTAGATCTGATTGGGTTGCAGTGGGCGGGGGGTTCTGGGTTAGGGAGATGGCTTGATGGGTGGTGTTGTCTGTGTGGAATGGAAACGGGCTTGGGTGATATTGTTGGTGAAGAAGATATGATGTTAGAGGATGacttgatgaagatgatttgcTGGAATGGGAAGGCCTGTTAGAGGATTTGATATTGTTGGTGAAGAAGATATTTAACACATATTTGGTGTTAGATTCcatgttttttgttttatttttgggtttCTGGAACTGAGTTTTGAGTTGAAAAAAATTCATGCTTTTATTCATGATTTATGTGTTGGGAAAAATCAATTTATTCATGATTTATGGTTTGGGTGGTGCCTGGGGAGGTTggaggtgaagaagaagataaaatGATGAAGGGGaagattttaattaatttcataatattttccattttttgtttaatttttaattagatttttgACGGAAAACGTTAAAATGTTAACGGTGGGACCAAAAATGCACACGTTGTCAAATGTGTGGgactaattttgttattttcaaatGTGGGGGATTAATattgcacatttttgaaacgtgggggaccaaaagtgctattaagcctattttttttGGTGACATGCACACAGAAACTAAATAGATAAGAAAATATATGTTTTTGTGATCATTATGTTTTGGTGTGGCTCACTAATATTTCCAAATTATGAAATTATTAATTCACACATGGGGCTTTGAATGTTTGTCCATATGACTACTGAGTGACTGGAGGAATTGATCATAGGATACCAAAATATGATGATCGAtggagaaataaataatatttcgATTGGAACTTTGAAGTGAAGCTCCAGGTGCAATAAGCCAGCTGAAGCAGTTGAGTTGTCTGGTATTTTTATAACATCTCACATTACGTTTCCCCCCAGTTACTATAATAATCatattatattttctttattttcccATCAAATTAACTATAATGTAAATAGAAAAAGATGTAACGTATACCCCTGTCCCTGTGCGCCGATCCCTTGCACATTCCTGAATACAATATTGTCAAATCAGATTGATCCCACATTTTCAAATACTTTATTGAGTTTATTCTCTAATTCTATAGCTAAGTAGTACTTCCTCATCCGTttctaaataactgacactatttttaactaaattttgttcctaattatctgTTACTTTATAAAGTTCAAGAAAACATTAATTATACAttaccaattgtacccttcatttattgatggtagaaaaattgaaaagttagaattaatatgagagataaagggtatagtAGGAAGTttagattgtaattttaataaaacaagaacattaattgttatttcttaatacttgtggaACAATcttaaagtgtcagttatttaggaacggcgGGAATAATTATTTGTTGGTTTGAATGCTAGTTTTCACCTAATTCTCTTCCTTGGGAACTCCACTAGCTAGCCAAGCTACAAGCTCATAATGCCATATTCTTAATCCCCTTAATAAATTATATAACCTTTACTAATAGAGGCAAGTAGCAAGTGTGAATTAAGGTTTTTCTTTATCAACCCAAATATAGTAACTCAAATTAGGAAAATGCTGTGGGGCACGACCTTGGGGCTCGTGCACCACGCACGAAGCATTTTCTGGCGGTTAGAAACCGCCAGAAACcgtagcttttttttttattttgacagttgtaattttgtggcggttttgaacCGCCAGAAATAGTAGGTTTGCTTTTTTTTTGgcagttgtaattttgtggcggtttaaaaccgccacaaaattactcTCGTGCATTCTTCGTATGTGCCCTCTCGTACTATATAGCATTGCTcctcaaattaatatattattctcTACCTCTTGTGAGTtgtaacaaaattaaaaaacttaatatagGAGTATTTACTACCATTATTGGAATCAAAAAAGTGAGGGCGATGTAGGAG is a window of Lotus japonicus ecotype B-129 chromosome 5, LjGifu_v1.2 DNA encoding:
- the LOC130718863 gene encoding uncharacterized protein LOC130718863 — its product is MDMNGRVPQASSSSATSVSDPHGRRVICDCGVVSPLRTSWTRENPGRRFYGCGLYQGRKRRCVFFQWHDQEFNQREKKVIAWLLTVVEGLKKKEKFLLWCIGVCCVVIVVLVIVIGLMYWKL